Proteins encoded by one window of Dreissena polymorpha isolate Duluth1 chromosome 11, UMN_Dpol_1.0, whole genome shotgun sequence:
- the LOC127849702 gene encoding uncharacterized protein LOC127849702, with product MKAEINTVRKRLSVELDRLENETLQELEDVISTFRNYMTTDRGHMIDIQVTLQRLSDSVKEVCIKKNDHLFIAVEKCKQKIQQCDLFLRSVLFNDKDCFEFTNDLNNHLSKRKDLWRFKQPNKVISLQGKSKYMLKTDEQIGNICAISFLPIGVTMALDTGNGRLLMFDQQYKYVDDINVPSSSYDMCLISPREVAVCCYVRDRHVVQFYHVKHRGIFKGEVLQLPHSCVGIACHQDNLYVRSSFALYHYLINGQFVKKLYEHKENTYERYMNGNRCAVNLSGDKIFLTNESNLLTLSTTDGTLLVSFTDSEIDCFSGVHVITGGQVLVYGTKRNKEGSSQTILLLDYEGQKKLATLISEKDQDQGTLISLSFNCNTESIIVWFEKKKKKNSSECADICLMGRDYGDEQLMIDMSRMKNLLQPTKIVALNTAVQNITRLPVRFRLLTGSYILQVNRSRFNKYSIDSVCPNCKEADKTVEHFLLQCLALKHVRDPADSSSTNGSPRLDAHRSEYTDNADAKDRNQQTLLEQIAGHHLSELVERIVHSKQDATTRIIQLLVIARACEVIQIALSEKAWQQLCASLVPTLDAANRCDQLVRVFDLFNKADLKAALVCLINMNSSHKDPSWMYCLPLLHLACGLCSPFEKPKMDLGHDDEIPKWWGIAEVSNIVEAFKSKAEWRIPLDTVIDRLQPLFELNYYLPRCIVASLSYTDLAVLANEWVPLEVACAALCYWTKSHNIPFKHQVVCDAIELILKRAQNTTVETRCSYVLNIRNIFDGPTKNDI from the exons ATGAAAGCAGAAATAAACACAGTGCGCAAGAGATTAAGTGTTGAATTGGACCGTTTGGAGAATGAAACACTTCAAGAACTAGAAGACGTGATTTCAACCTTTAGAAACTATATGACAACAGATAGAGGTCACATGATTGACATTCAGGTGACACTGCAACGTCTCAGTGATTCCGTTAAAGAGGTTTGCATAAAGAAAAACGACCATCTTTTTATAGCAgttgaaaaatgtaaacagaaAATACAACAATGCGATTTATTTCTTCGAAGTGTTTTATTCAACGACAAAGATTGCTTTGAATTCACCAATGACTTGAATAATCACTTATCAAAACGGAAAGATCTTTGGAGATTTAAACAGCCAAATAAGGTTATATCATTGCAGGGGAAgtcaaaatatatgttaaaaacaGATGAACAGATTGGCAATATTTGTGCCATCAGCTTTCTTCCAATCGGTGTGACAATGGCTCTTGACACAGGAAACGGGCGTTTGCTCATGTTTGACCAGCAGTACAAGTATGTAGATGACATCAACGTGCCTTCAAGTTCGTATGACATGTGTCTCATTTCACCACGtgaagtggcagtttgttgttatGTGAGAGACCGACATGTAGTACAGTTCTACCATGTAAAACATAGGGGGATCTTTAAGGGTGAAGTGTTACAACTACCACATAGTTGTGTTGGGATTGCATGCCATCAGGACAATCTCTACGTGAGGTCCAGCTTTGCTCTATATCATTACCTGATTAATGGACAATTTGTAAAGAAGCTGTATGAACACAAGGAAAATACATATGAGAGATATATGAATG GTAACAGGTGTGCTGTGAACCTCTCCGGCGACAAGATATTCCTTACCAATGAATCCAATCTTCTCACACTGTCTACGACAGATGGAACCCTTCTTGTCTCCTTTACTGACTCGGAAATAGACTGTTTTTCTGGAGTTCATGTCATAACAGGTGGACAAGTGTTGGTATATGGTACAAAAAGGAATAAAGAAGGTAGCTCACAAACTATCCTACTGTTGGACTACGAGGGACAGAAGAAGCTAGCTACCCTGATTTCAGAGAAGGATCAAGATCAAGGAACATTGATTTCATTAAGCTTCAATTGTAACACCGAGTCAATAATTGTCTGGTttgaaaagaagaagaagaagaacag TTCTGAATGCGCAGACATATGTCTGATGGGTAGAGACTATGGAGACGAGCAGCTTATGATAGACATGTCGCGAATGAAGAACCTTCTCCAACCCACTAAAATTGTAGCCCTAAATACGGCAGTACAAAACA TTACCAGACTACCAGTGAGGTTCAGGCTACTTACTGGCAGTTACATACTTCAGGTGAACAGGAGCCGTTTTAACAAATACTCAATTGATTCAGTGTGCCCGAACTGTAAAGAGGCTGACAAAACAGTTGAACACTTTCTGCTACAGTGTCTTGCGTTAAAACATGTGAGAGATCCAG CAGACAGTTCATCCACGAACGGTTCTCCAAGGCTAGATGCTCACAGATCTGAATATACTGACAATGCCGATGCCAAAGATCGCAATCAACAAACCCTACTAGAACAG ATCGCAGGACACCATTTATCAGAGTTGGTTGAGCGAATAGTACATTCTAAACAAGACGCGACTACAAGAATAATTCAATTACTAGTTATTGCAAGAGCGTGTGAGGTCATTCAAATAGCTTTATCGGAGAAAGCATGGCAACAGTTGTGTGCATCGTTAGTTCCAACGTTAGATGCTGCCAATAGATGCGATCAATTGGTTAGAGTGTTTGACCTCTTCAATAAGGC GGATCTAAAGGCAGCCTTAGTTTGTCTCATAAACATGAATAGTTCACACAAGGATCCCTCATGGATGTACTGTCTACCATTACTTCATCTTGCGTGTGGATTGTGCTCACCTTTTGAGAAACCCAAAATGGACCTTGGACACGATGATGAAATACCAAAATGGTGGGGTATCGCCGAGGTTTCAAACATTGTCGAGGCATTTAAATCGAAAGCGGAATGGCGCAT tCCACTAGATACGGTTATAGACCGACTTCAGCCCCTTTTCGAGTTGAACTATTACTTGCCGCGTTGTATCGTTGCATCACTGAGCTATACAGATTTGGCGGTGTTAGCAAACGAATGGGTACCTTTGGAAGTTGCTTGTGCCGCTTTATGTTACTGGACCAAATCACATAATATACCATTCAAACACCAG